The stretch of DNA TCGGCGCCGAACGGTCCGGCGACGGCCGCGCAGGCGGCGTCGACCGCCGCGTCGACGGGCGCACCGGCGGCGACGCAGGCGGCGACGAGGTCGGCGAGCAGCGGGACGGCGGCGGCGGCCGCGCGGTCGTGCGCGGCGGTGGCGCGCGAGGGCAGCGCGGCCAGCGCGCGGTGGGTGCCGTAGGCGAGGGCGGCGGCGACCACGGGTCCGGCGCGGGGGCCGGCGAGCGCGAACCCGCCCAGCGCGGCGGCCGCCGCGGCGACGGCGGGCGGGACCGCGCGGCGTTCGGCGCCGACGGGGCCGGCGGACGGCGGCGGGGAGGGCGGGGCGGCGGCGCGCAGGCGGCGCGGGTCGGGGCGGGTGACGGCGAGCGCGGCGGCGGCCGCCGCGAGGAGCGCGGCGAGCAGCGCGGTCACGGCGCGGCCCGGGCGGTGAGGCGGCGTACCCACCAGACGCCGGTGGCGTCGAGCGCGGCGCCCGCAAGGAGGCAGGCCAGCCCGGGCGGCGTGCGCAGCAGGAACGTCACCGGCCGCGCCCCCAGCGCCGCCGCCAGCGCGATGCCGCCGAGCGGCAGCGCGGCGAGGACGGCGGCGGAGGTGCGGGGGCCGGCGAGCTGGGCGGCGACCTCGGCGCGGAGGCGTTCGTCGCCGGCGAGGGCGTCGGCGAGGCGGTCGAGCCCGTCGGCGAGGCCGCTGCCGGCGTCGGCGGCGACGCGCCAGAGGGCGGCGACGGCGGCGAGGCGTTCGCCGCCGGGGAGGTCCGGCCACGGCGCGGCGGGGCCGAGCGCGGCGGCGCGGCGCAGGGCGGCGGCGAGCGCCGGCGGGGCGTCGGCCGCCGCGCGCGCGAACGCCTCGGGCGGCGGCGCGCCGGCGCGGAGCTCGGCGGCGGCGGTGCGGCAGGCGCCGGGGAGGGCGGCGCGGGTGTCGCGCGCGGCGTTGGCGGCGGTGCGGCGCCGGAGCAGCGCGCGGGCGGCGAGGGCGCCGGGCGGGACGGCCAGCGAGACGGCCGGGCCGAGCGCCAGCGCCGCGACCGCGGCGGCCGCGACCCACGCGCCGGGCGGCACGCGGGGCGCGGCGAGGCCGCTCAGGTCGCGGACGCGGGTGGCGCCGCCGCCGCCGGAGGCGAGCGCGACGGCGGCCGCGACGAGCGCCGCGCAGGCGAGGGCGGGCGTCACGACGGCGCCTCGCCGGTCGGCGGCGGGTGGGTCACGCGCGGGAGGGCGGGCGGCGCGGCGGGCGGTGGCGGGGCGGGCGGCGGCGCGACAGGCGCCGGCGCGGCCGGGGCGGGGACCCCGCGGGCGGCGAGGCGTTCGGCCAACGCCGGCAGGGCGGGGCCGGAGCGGGTGGTGCGGCCGTCGTACGACAGCGCCACCCCGGCCGCGACGACCGCGACCTCGGCGACGCGGCGCCGCCCGTCCCGCCCGCGGACGAGGTGCACGACGACGTCGAGCGCGGCGTCGACCTGCGCCCGCAACGCCGCCCCCACCAGCCCGGCGGGACCGGCGAGGGCGGCCAGGCGGGGGACGACGTCGGCGGCGGCGTTGGCGTGCAGGGTGGTCATGCCGCCGTCGTGGCCGGTGTTGAGGGCGGCGAGCATGTCGACGACCTCGGGGCCGCGGACCTCGCCGACGACGAGCCGGTCGGGCCGCATCCGCATCGCCTGGCGGACCAGGTCGCGGAGGGTGACGGCGCCGGCGCCCTCGACGTTCGGCGGCCGGGCCTCCAACGACACGACGTGCGGCGTGGCGGGCCGCAGCTCGGCGGCGTCCTCGACCACGACGATCCGCTCGCGCGGGTCGACCAGGCCGAGCAGGCAGCCGAGCAACGTCGTCTTGCCGGTGCCCGTGCCGCCGGAGACGACGACGGCGAGCCGCGCGGCCACGACGGCGGCGAGCCAGTCGGCCATAGGCGCCGAGACGGTGCCCGACGAACGCAGCTCGTCCAGCGACAGCCGCTGGCGGCGCAGCGTGCGGATGCTGACGCAGGTGGCGCGGGTGGCGGGCGGCGCGAGGACGGCGTGCAGCCGGGTGCCGTCGGGCAGCCGCGCGTCGACCCACGGCTGGGCGGCGTCGACCCGCCGCCCGACCCGCGCCGCGAGCCGCCGGACGAGCGCGACGACGGCCGCGTCGTCGCCGAACGTCACCGGCACCCGCTCCAGCCCCGACCCCCGGTCGGCCCACACCTCGTCGGGCGCGTTGACGAGCACGTCGGTGACGGCGGGGTCGCGCAGCAACGGCCCGAGCACGCCGGCGCCGGACACCTCGTCCTCGAGGTGCTGGAGCAGCGCGAGCGGGTCGCTGTCGGGCGGGAACCCGCCCTCCGCCCGCACGGCGGCCGCGACCCGCGCGGCGGACGGCGGCCAGGTCTCCCCGGCCAGGCGGCGGCGCACCCGCTCGACCAGCTCCGGCGGGACGGCGGCGGTCACGCCAGCTCCCCGACGAGCCGCCGGCAGAGGCCGGCCAGCGGGCCGCGCCCGGCCCGGCCGGGTGGCCGGCCCTCGTCCAGCGCCCGCGCGATGCCGGGCTCGGGGTCGAGCCAGCCGGCGAGCGGCAGCCGCAACGCGTCCGCCACCAGCGTCGCGTCCAGCCGCGTCGGGGCCGGCCCGCGGACGACGACGCGCAGGTCGTCCACGAGCAGCTTGGCGGTCTCGGCGACGCGCCGGCCGGACGCCACGGCGCGCACCTCGGCCGGGCAGACGAGCAACGCCGCGTCCGCCGCGCCGAGCAGCGACCGCGCGGTGGCGTCGAAGCAGCGCGGCAGGTCGACCACGACGAGGTCGGAGCCGCGGCGGCAGGCGGCGAGCGTCGCCTCGGCGGTGCGCACCGGGATCGTCGCCGGCCCGGACCGCGGCCAGGCCAGCACGGTGACCTCCCCGCAACGGGCGAGCGTCGCGGCGAGCGCCTCGCCGGACAGCGGCGGCGGCCCGTCGGCGAACGCGTCCCACCGCGCGCCGCTCACGTCCTCGGCGCCGAGCGCGAGGTCGATGCCGCCGCCGTACGGGTCGGCGTCGACGAGGATCGGCCGCCGCCCGGCCCGCGCCGCGGCCAGCGCGAACGCCACCGCGAACGACGTCGCACCCGCGCCCCCGCGCGCGCCCAGCACGGCGACGACCCGCGCGCGCGTGCCGGTGCCGCACGCGTCGGCGAACCGGTCGACCAGCCACGGCTCGGCGTCGGGCAGGAAGAACACGTGCTCCGCGCCGGCCTCCATCGCGTCGCGCCAGAGCGGGTGGTTGGCGAGCGTGTCGCCCGCGACGAGCAGCGCGGGGCGCCGGGGCAGCCCGGCGGCGACGACCTCGGCGAGCCGGTCGTGGCCGACGATCAGCAACGGCGCCTCGCGCCAGGAGGGCGCGGCGGCGGCGAGGTGGTCGGCGACCTCCACCTCGACCCCGGCCGCGGCGGCGAGGCGGAGCAGGTCGTCCAGCAGGTGCTGGTCGGCGGTGAGGACGAGCGGACGTGGCATGGGCAGCCCCCGTAGCGGCGGTCGGGACGCGCCTCGCCGGCACGTCGGGAGGACCACGCTGCCGAACGCCGCCACCACACGGAACCGCCCGGGTGCCATCTGTGGACACCCGGGCGGACCCTGTGGAAGTAAAAGGACGGCCCCCGCCGGGGGGGATAGCGGGGACCGTCCGTGGACTCGACTCCGGGGGGATAGAGCCGAGCCGGCTTGTGTCAGTAGGCGCCTCCGTCGCGGCGGAGGACCGCCATGGCGACGAGGTACACCACCGTGTAGACGACGGCCGCGACGAGCGCGGACGCCCAGTAGCGCTGGTTGGCGAACATGCCGCGGAACGGCGCCACGAGCGGGCTCGCGAGCGTGTGGACCGCGGAGACGAAGCCGTTGGACGTGCGGGCGTCGAGGGCGCGCAGGAGCGCGTCGAGCCCGATCAGCGAGACGACGGCGACGTAGACGACGGTGACGACGTTGCGGACCACCGACGCGACGGACGGCCGCTCGACGACGCTCGACTCGGAGTACGCGGTACCGACGGCACGATCGTCGGTGACGACACGACGGACCACGGAACCCTCCCCT from Mycobacteriales bacterium encodes:
- a CDS encoding type II secretion system F family protein, which translates into the protein MTPALACAALVAAAVALASGGGGATRVRDLSGLAAPRVPPGAWVAAAAVAALALGPAVSLAVPPGALAARALLRRRTAANAARDTRAALPGACRTAAAELRAGAPPPEAFARAAADAPPALAAALRRAAALGPAAPWPDLPGGERLAAVAALWRVAADAGSGLADGLDRLADALAGDERLRAEVAAQLAGPRTSAAVLAALPLGGIALAAALGARPVTFLLRTPPGLACLLAGAALDATGVWWVRRLTARAAP
- a CDS encoding type II secretion system F family protein; this encodes MTALLAALLAAAAAALAVTRPDPRRLRAAAPPSPPPSAGPVGAERRAVPPAVAAAAAALGGFALAGPRAGPVVAAALAYGTHRALAALPSRATAAHDRAAAAAVPLLADLVAACVAAGAPVDAAVDAACAAVAGPFGAEVAAAARAHRLGVPAGVAWAPLLGPERPPPVRALARALARAADSGAAPAAALRAVADDARATARTAGEAAARRAGVVAVLPLGACFLPAFVLVGIVPLVVPLVAALTG
- a CDS encoding TadA family conjugal transfer-associated ATPase produces the protein MTAAVPPELVERVRRRLAGETWPPSAARVAAAVRAEGGFPPDSDPLALLQHLEDEVSGAGVLGPLLRDPAVTDVLVNAPDEVWADRGSGLERVPVTFGDDAAVVALVRRLAARVGRRVDAAQPWVDARLPDGTRLHAVLAPPATRATCVSIRTLRRQRLSLDELRSSGTVSAPMADWLAAVVAARLAVVVSGGTGTGKTTLLGCLLGLVDPRERIVVVEDAAELRPATPHVVSLEARPPNVEGAGAVTLRDLVRQAMRMRPDRLVVGEVRGPEVVDMLAALNTGHDGGMTTLHANAAADVVPRLAALAGPAGLVGAALRAQVDAALDVVVHLVRGRDGRRRVAEVAVVAAGVALSYDGRTTRSGPALPALAERLAARGVPAPAAPAPVAPPPAPPPPAAPPALPRVTHPPPTGEAPS
- the ssd gene encoding septum site-determining protein Ssd; the protein is MPRPLVLTADQHLLDDLLRLAAAAGVEVEVADHLAAAAPSWREAPLLIVGHDRLAEVVAAGLPRRPALLVAGDTLANHPLWRDAMEAGAEHVFFLPDAEPWLVDRFADACGTGTRARVVAVLGARGGAGATSFAVAFALAAARAGRRPILVDADPYGGGIDLALGAEDVSGARWDAFADGPPPLSGEALAATLARCGEVTVLAWPRSGPATIPVRTAEATLAACRRGSDLVVVDLPRCFDATARSLLGAADAALLVCPAEVRAVASGRRVAETAKLLVDDLRVVVRGPAPTRLDATLVADALRLPLAGWLDPEPGIARALDEGRPPGRAGRGPLAGLCRRLVGELA